From Geomonas agri, one genomic window encodes:
- a CDS encoding ATP-binding protein: MIKRLETKIIVSLALILAVMIAVYGWWTGSRQQSVYIQALTDNIRVLSHSHADDAATFIVTEEYAGLESHMMNAASMPDVLSVQVTEPDGHILCNIKRPSRGAPPKLSYDTKVIAVPSKTEPVLRREGDQLVSWAPIFAGTHLGWVRMALTLKTATQLQEATWNSSLQIGALWIMVGTLLMIMVVKRPLKAVRELSQFAQELQDRKGAQVSVRRGVYEIDLLADALNHSSTELREAEQRLLAEQERLTVTLQSIGDGVIATDTGNRIMLLNQIAEQLTGWREEDAKGMELGQVLKLGSDAEYVEVMAQLNSVLTARRTLELSGQHHLLSRNGALRTVTANGAPIIDSSGQLAGMVLVIRDITEKAEIEAEKRGLAQQLAQSQKMEAVGQLAGGVAHDFNNMLGVIIGHAELALLRTDTSAEMHDRLNEILDAANRSADITRQLLAFSRQQHAEPKVLDLNETIARMLKMLHRLIGEDIDLSWSPGFNVSKIRIDPSQLDQVMANLCVNARDAIAGVGKIEIDTQNVTLDMHDQARMADLTPGDYVMLVVSDSGRGMTREVMDRIFEPFYTTKEFGRGTGLGLATVFGIVKQNSGNIEVASEPGHGATFRIYLPAVHEDAKESTRERERPAGGTESILLVEDEPAIMEIGTTILSQLGYTVYAAGSPEKAIAIAADRSKDIDLLLTDIIMPGMNGRDLSERLSQTRPELKCLFMSGYTADVIAERGKVDEDMCFLQKPFTMQTLAAKVREVLDET; encoded by the coding sequence ATGATAAAGCGCCTGGAAACAAAGATTATCGTCTCGCTTGCCCTGATCCTTGCGGTCATGATTGCGGTCTACGGCTGGTGGACCGGCAGCAGGCAGCAGTCGGTCTACATCCAGGCCCTGACCGACAACATCCGGGTTCTTTCCCACAGCCACGCCGATGACGCGGCCACTTTCATCGTAACCGAGGAGTACGCGGGACTGGAATCCCACATGATGAACGCGGCCAGCATGCCGGATGTCCTTTCCGTCCAAGTGACCGAGCCCGATGGCCATATCCTTTGCAACATCAAACGCCCGTCGCGTGGCGCACCTCCTAAACTCAGCTACGACACCAAGGTGATAGCAGTACCTAGTAAAACCGAGCCAGTTCTCAGGCGCGAAGGAGACCAACTGGTGAGTTGGGCCCCCATTTTCGCAGGCACCCACCTCGGTTGGGTCAGAATGGCACTGACACTGAAGACCGCAACCCAACTGCAGGAGGCGACTTGGAACAGCAGCCTCCAGATCGGGGCGCTGTGGATCATGGTCGGCACGCTACTGATGATCATGGTGGTAAAGCGCCCGTTGAAGGCGGTAAGGGAGCTAAGCCAGTTTGCCCAGGAACTGCAGGACCGAAAGGGAGCGCAGGTTTCGGTGCGGCGCGGAGTCTACGAGATAGATTTGCTGGCCGATGCGCTGAACCATTCCTCGACCGAGCTGCGCGAGGCGGAGCAACGCCTGCTTGCGGAGCAGGAGCGACTCACCGTCACCCTGCAATCGATCGGCGATGGCGTTATCGCGACGGATACCGGCAACAGGATCATGCTGCTGAACCAGATTGCGGAACAACTGACCGGCTGGCGCGAAGAAGACGCCAAAGGAATGGAACTGGGCCAGGTGTTAAAGCTTGGCAGCGATGCGGAATACGTGGAAGTGATGGCCCAACTAAACTCCGTCCTCACTGCCAGGCGGACACTCGAACTGTCGGGGCAGCACCACCTCCTTTCCAGGAACGGCGCACTGCGCACCGTTACAGCCAACGGGGCCCCCATCATCGACAGTTCGGGGCAGCTGGCGGGCATGGTGCTGGTGATACGAGACATTACCGAGAAGGCCGAGATAGAGGCGGAAAAGCGGGGGCTGGCGCAGCAGTTGGCGCAATCCCAGAAAATGGAGGCCGTGGGCCAGTTGGCGGGCGGCGTTGCGCATGACTTCAACAACATGCTCGGAGTCATTATCGGTCATGCCGAGCTGGCGCTCCTGCGCACCGATACCTCGGCTGAGATGCATGACCGCCTCAATGAGATACTGGACGCCGCCAACCGCTCGGCCGACATCACCAGGCAACTGCTCGCCTTTTCTCGCCAACAGCACGCCGAGCCCAAGGTTCTCGACCTGAACGAGACCATCGCCCGGATGCTCAAGATGCTGCATCGCCTGATCGGGGAAGACATCGACCTATCCTGGTCGCCCGGCTTCAACGTCAGCAAGATCCGCATCGACCCATCACAACTGGACCAGGTCATGGCGAACCTATGCGTCAACGCGCGCGACGCAATCGCCGGGGTCGGCAAGATAGAAATCGATACCCAAAACGTCACGCTCGATATGCACGACCAGGCGCGAATGGCCGACCTCACCCCGGGAGACTACGTGATGCTGGTGGTATCTGACAGCGGCCGCGGCATGACCCGGGAGGTAATGGACCGTATCTTCGAGCCCTTTTACACGACAAAAGAATTCGGGCGCGGCACCGGGCTCGGCCTCGCCACGGTGTTCGGCATCGTCAAGCAGAACAGCGGTAATATCGAGGTCGCCAGCGAGCCCGGCCACGGTGCGACCTTCCGGATCTACCTGCCGGCCGTACACGAGGACGCCAAGGAATCGACACGGGAGAGGGAAAGGCCTGCCGGAGGAACGGAGAGCATACTGTTGGTCGAGGACGAGCCGGCCATTATGGAGATAGGAACGACCATCCTGTCCCAGTTGGGCTACACCGTCTATGCGGCAGGCTCACCGGAAAAGGCGATCGCTATCGCGGCCGACCGCAGCAAGGATATCGATCTGCTCCTAACCGACATCATCATGCCCGGCATGAACGGCCGTGACCTCTCCGAGCGGCTGTCGCAAACCCGGCCCGAGCTGAAGTGCCTGTTCATGTCGGGTTACACCGCCGATGTCATCGCGGAGAGGGGGAAGGTGGACGAGGACATGTGTTTCCTGCAAAAACCATTCACCATGCAGACGCTTGCGGCCAAGGTGCGAGAGGTCTTAGACGAAACGTGA
- a CDS encoding phosphate/phosphite/phosphonate ABC transporter substrate-binding protein — protein sequence MTCFRFRFLTFTLAILFLTTLPCFAAAMDKSYTLAIVPNLPAVTLHKNWTPVAEYLSRELGVKVELKLYDKITTFLEQTQAGDADFMYAAPNMFFLAYQKQKYIPLVRGSNMLRGQVFVRKDSPYTKVKDLEGKTIAIVGPKNVCSVITRHALITGQNIDFNVSFSGSTINVAKSVLLGKADAGATLDSSMMEDAREMQNEFRVLMQTPQIPPHPLSAHPRVPKKVRDAVTVALLNLDKTDQGRKMLEAVKLTKPVRADYKRDYSFFANVDFDRLEKQQPKQAK from the coding sequence ATGACGTGCTTCAGATTCAGGTTTTTAACTTTTACTTTGGCCATCCTCTTTCTTACTACCCTGCCCTGCTTTGCAGCCGCTATGGACAAAAGCTATACGCTGGCTATTGTCCCAAATCTTCCGGCCGTGACCCTTCATAAAAACTGGACGCCTGTCGCGGAATACCTGAGTCGCGAACTAGGCGTCAAGGTCGAACTGAAACTCTATGACAAGATAACAACCTTCCTGGAGCAGACCCAGGCCGGCGATGCGGACTTCATGTATGCCGCCCCCAACATGTTCTTCCTGGCCTACCAGAAACAGAAATATATCCCATTAGTACGTGGTTCCAATATGTTACGAGGACAAGTCTTCGTGCGTAAGGACTCCCCCTATACCAAGGTTAAAGACCTGGAAGGCAAGACCATCGCCATCGTAGGCCCTAAAAACGTCTGCAGCGTCATCACGCGCCACGCCCTTATCACCGGCCAAAATATCGACTTCAACGTATCTTTCAGCGGCTCCACAATAAATGTCGCCAAAAGCGTCCTGCTCGGGAAGGCAGATGCCGGCGCCACCCTCGACAGCAGCATGATGGAAGATGCGCGCGAAATGCAGAACGAATTCCGGGTCCTCATGCAAACCCCACAGATCCCCCCCCACCCTTTGTCAGCACATCCCAGAGTTCCCAAAAAAGTTCGCGATGCAGTCACGGTCGCACTGCTTAACCTGGACAAGACCGACCAGGGACGCAAGATGCTGGAGGCGGTGAAACTGACCAAACCGGTCAGGGCTGACTACAAGCGCGACTACTCCTTCTTTGCCAATGTTGATTTTGACCGGCTTGAGAAACAGCAGCCCAAACAAGCTAAGTAA
- a CDS encoding creatininase family protein, which produces MLIEDITMDEFARGLEVCKTVYIPFGSVEEHGSHLPLSTDTIEAYEVGKRAAERIPLFVAPPVNYGCCRSTARHPGTVSISTSTLKALLKDIVRSLHAQGLINFVVLTGHAGGSHRMALQDAGEELIQELHEINMAVVTEYELAKESGAHLIETRGDAHAGEIETSRIMHSHPQLVKGLAAAEYPNFPVGILVRDKRSFWPGGVWGDPGKASAEKGKILESLVADKVVELVKALESRHW; this is translated from the coding sequence ATGCTAATTGAAGATATCACTATGGATGAGTTCGCCCGGGGACTGGAGGTCTGTAAAACCGTTTATATTCCGTTTGGTTCCGTCGAGGAGCATGGCAGCCATCTGCCGCTGTCGACCGATACCATCGAAGCCTACGAGGTCGGCAAACGCGCCGCCGAACGGATACCGCTATTCGTGGCGCCACCGGTAAATTACGGCTGCTGCCGCTCGACGGCACGCCATCCTGGCACCGTGTCCATCAGTACGTCAACGCTGAAGGCGTTACTCAAGGACATCGTGCGCTCGCTGCACGCCCAGGGGTTAATCAACTTCGTCGTGCTTACCGGGCACGCTGGTGGATCACACCGCATGGCGCTCCAGGATGCCGGCGAGGAACTGATCCAGGAACTCCACGAGATCAACATGGCCGTGGTCACCGAGTACGAGTTGGCCAAAGAAAGCGGCGCCCATCTCATCGAGACCCGCGGCGACGCCCACGCCGGTGAGATCGAGACGTCACGCATCATGCATTCGCACCCGCAGTTGGTCAAAGGGTTGGCTGCCGCCGAGTACCCGAATTTTCCCGTCGGGATCCTGGTACGCGACAAGCGCAGCTTTTGGCCTGGTGGCGTCTGGGGGGACCCCGGCAAGGCGAGCGCGGAAAAAGGTAAGATCTTGGAATCACTGGTGGCAGACAAGGTGGTCGAGTTGGTCAAGGCCCTCGAGAGCCGTCACTGGTAA
- a CDS encoding PAS domain S-box protein, with protein MRPFTLKSKMTVTISLLIAGLLSILALTTHLYVTDQIKGLLYTQQFDMVTALADQIDDKFRLSQTELVATARTLKTAALHDPRAMQGFFHQRPGNLTMFDNGLFLFSAQGTLISGNPLDSGIIGKNFLYRDYLKKTLDTRQPQISAPFLSAQTHGHPIIMLTAPVLDDRGEVAAVLTGSMDLTRDNFVTRVGKITLGNKGYLYLYNTDRVMIAHPDNRRVFKQDVPIGKNRLYDKAIGGYEGTGETTNSRGLKVISSFKRLKTTNWILASNFPQQEAYAPIYRARSYILIALFVVFLISMLVVSLCMKFLTAPLTTFTEQIRVLTQNKEGDVAPINIPAGDEIGVLGDAFNQLVQELQQQKHELKRQLDFSQKLIEVTPIPVFYKGADGRYLGCNQAFLNFTGLTRDRIIGKTVFELTPAPIAEVHHRSDQEVIAGAGVQVYESKAVHTDHSERDVIFFKTSFTATNGNCGGVLGVMLDITERKQAEAALQSQKEFAESLVLNMTQPTFVLDSEHRVLMWNHALENLTGIRASEVLGAAHVGKVFYGNDRPVLADLVLDEEFQEGTRFYSDCRRSPLIEGGLQAEGWYQDPHGNGHYVTINAAQIRDRQGRVVGAIQNLEDITERKQAEVAHEQTRRQMQLILDAAGEGINGVDTQGRITFVNPAAAHMVGWTQEELLGQHQHSLMHHSREDGSPFPEQECPMSAACYEGRPYQGSDELFWRKDGSSFYAEYNCRPIREGGELVGAVVIYKDVTERRQADEQLLKLSQAVMQSPVAIMITGVKGDIEFVNPLFTEVTGYTSEEVIGQNPRLLKSGKTSPELYQGMWDTITSGRVWSGELYNRHKNGTTFWQHATISPILNSSGVISHFMAFMESINERKKLEEQLRQAQKMEAIGQLAGGVAHDFNNILTVILGFGQLLQHSLPPNDPMLDHMEQILDAADRATHLTKSLLAFSRKQVMVMQQVELNELTRRHAKFLVRIIGEDVTLKTSFSDEKLLVMADSGQLEQVLMNLATNARDAMPTGGELTIRTELTTVDKEFHRQYGYGMPGRYALITVTDTGTGMDVETQQKIFEPFFTTKLPGRGTGLGMSIVYGIIKQHGGYITVFSQVGFGTTFSIYLPLITEKVQTSEKPATFIPEGGSESILVVEDDAAVGRLVESVLKRYGYQVILASSGDEALQLFESRSQEISLALLDVIMPKMNGKQLCEALRRQSPQLKVLFLSGYTADVIQDKGIFMEEGVDIIKKPARPIELANKVREMLDS; from the coding sequence TTGCGCCCTTTTACCCTCAAATCGAAGATGACGGTGACAATATCCCTGCTGATTGCGGGGTTGCTGTCCATTCTTGCGCTTACCACCCACCTTTACGTTACCGACCAGATCAAGGGACTGCTTTACACGCAGCAATTCGACATGGTCACCGCCCTTGCCGACCAGATCGACGACAAGTTCCGCTTGTCGCAAACCGAACTGGTGGCTACCGCCCGTACCCTGAAGACCGCCGCGCTGCACGACCCGCGCGCCATGCAGGGCTTTTTCCACCAGCGTCCGGGCAACCTGACCATGTTCGACAACGGCTTGTTTCTCTTTTCCGCCCAGGGGACGCTCATCTCCGGTAACCCGCTCGACAGCGGCATAATCGGCAAGAATTTTCTGTACCGCGACTACCTGAAAAAGACCCTCGACACCCGGCAGCCCCAGATTTCTGCCCCGTTCCTCTCAGCACAGACCCACGGACACCCCATCATCATGCTGACCGCGCCGGTGCTTGACGATCGGGGAGAGGTGGCAGCCGTCCTGACCGGGAGCATGGACCTTACCAGGGACAACTTCGTGACCCGAGTCGGCAAGATCACCCTAGGGAACAAGGGCTACCTCTACCTGTACAACACGGACCGGGTCATGATCGCCCACCCCGATAACCGCCGGGTCTTCAAACAGGACGTCCCTATCGGCAAGAACCGCCTCTACGACAAGGCCATCGGCGGGTACGAGGGGACCGGCGAGACCACCAACTCCCGTGGCCTCAAGGTCATCAGTTCCTTCAAGCGTCTCAAGACCACCAACTGGATCCTCGCCAGCAACTTCCCGCAGCAAGAAGCCTACGCGCCCATCTACCGGGCCCGCAGCTATATCCTGATCGCCTTGTTCGTAGTGTTTCTCATATCCATGCTGGTAGTCTCGCTGTGCATGAAGTTTCTCACCGCGCCGCTTACCACCTTCACCGAACAGATCAGGGTGCTGACCCAGAACAAGGAAGGCGACGTCGCACCGATAAACATCCCGGCTGGCGATGAGATTGGCGTCCTTGGGGACGCCTTCAACCAACTGGTACAGGAACTTCAACAGCAGAAACACGAGCTGAAACGGCAGCTTGATTTTTCGCAAAAGCTGATCGAGGTCACCCCGATCCCTGTGTTCTACAAGGGCGCCGACGGCAGGTATCTGGGCTGCAACCAGGCCTTCCTCAACTTTACCGGCCTAACCAGGGACCGGATCATCGGCAAGACCGTGTTCGAGTTGACCCCCGCTCCGATCGCCGAGGTGCACCACCGATCGGACCAAGAGGTGATCGCCGGCGCCGGGGTTCAGGTCTACGAAAGCAAGGCCGTGCACACTGACCACAGCGAGCGCGACGTCATCTTCTTCAAAACCAGCTTCACGGCCACCAACGGCAACTGCGGCGGTGTACTAGGGGTCATGCTCGACATCACCGAGCGCAAACAGGCCGAGGCGGCCCTCCAATCGCAAAAGGAATTCGCCGAGAGCCTGGTCCTGAACATGACACAGCCGACTTTCGTGCTGGACAGCGAACACCGCGTCCTCATGTGGAATCACGCGCTGGAGAACCTCACGGGAATCAGGGCAAGCGAAGTGCTCGGAGCCGCCCACGTCGGCAAAGTCTTTTACGGCAACGACCGACCCGTTCTCGCGGACCTGGTGCTGGACGAAGAATTCCAAGAAGGCACCCGGTTTTACAGCGACTGCCGCAGGTCCCCGCTGATCGAGGGGGGGCTGCAGGCGGAAGGCTGGTACCAGGATCCACACGGAAACGGGCATTACGTCACCATCAACGCGGCGCAGATCCGTGACCGGCAGGGGAGGGTGGTTGGTGCGATCCAGAACCTGGAGGACATCACCGAGCGCAAACAGGCCGAAGTCGCCCATGAACAGACCCGGCGCCAGATGCAGCTCATCCTGGACGCGGCTGGGGAAGGAATCAACGGCGTCGACACCCAGGGACGCATCACCTTCGTCAACCCGGCTGCGGCGCACATGGTGGGATGGACCCAGGAAGAACTACTCGGACAGCACCAGCATTCGCTGATGCACCATAGCCGTGAGGATGGCTCCCCGTTCCCGGAACAGGAATGTCCGATGTCGGCCGCCTGCTACGAAGGTCGCCCCTACCAGGGGAGCGACGAGTTGTTCTGGCGCAAGGATGGTAGCAGCTTCTACGCTGAATATAACTGCAGGCCGATCCGGGAAGGGGGAGAGTTGGTCGGCGCCGTGGTGATCTACAAGGACGTGACCGAGCGCAGGCAGGCAGACGAGCAGTTGCTGAAGCTGTCCCAGGCCGTGATGCAGAGTCCCGTCGCCATCATGATCACCGGCGTCAAAGGCGATATCGAGTTCGTAAACCCTCTCTTTACCGAGGTCACCGGCTACACCTCGGAGGAAGTCATCGGTCAGAACCCGCGCCTCCTGAAAAGCGGCAAGACCTCGCCGGAGCTGTACCAGGGGATGTGGGACACCATCACCTCTGGCCGCGTCTGGAGCGGCGAACTGTACAACCGGCACAAAAACGGCACCACGTTCTGGCAGCACGCCACCATTTCGCCCATCCTGAACAGTTCCGGGGTCATCAGCCACTTTATGGCCTTCATGGAGAGCATCAACGAGCGCAAAAAACTCGAGGAACAACTGAGGCAGGCACAGAAAATGGAGGCAATCGGCCAACTCGCCGGCGGCGTCGCCCATGATTTCAACAACATACTCACCGTAATCCTCGGCTTCGGCCAACTGCTGCAGCACTCCCTGCCCCCAAACGACCCGATGCTCGACCACATGGAGCAGATCCTCGATGCTGCTGACCGGGCCACGCATCTCACCAAGAGCCTGCTGGCCTTCAGCCGCAAGCAGGTCATGGTGATGCAGCAGGTAGAGCTGAACGAACTCACCCGCAGGCATGCCAAATTCCTGGTCAGGATCATCGGCGAAGACGTGACCTTGAAAACCTCCTTCAGCGACGAGAAGCTGCTGGTAATGGCCGACAGCGGGCAGCTGGAGCAGGTACTGATGAACCTGGCCACCAACGCCAGGGATGCCATGCCTACCGGCGGTGAGCTCACCATACGGACCGAACTGACCACGGTGGACAAGGAGTTTCACCGCCAGTACGGGTACGGCATGCCGGGACGCTATGCCCTCATCACCGTTACCGATACCGGGACCGGGATGGATGTCGAAACCCAGCAGAAGATTTTCGAGCCCTTCTTCACCACCAAGTTACCCGGGCGCGGCACCGGCCTGGGCATGTCGATCGTGTACGGCATCATCAAGCAGCACGGAGGTTACATCACGGTCTTCAGCCAGGTTGGCTTCGGCACCACGTTCAGCATCTACTTGCCTCTGATCACAGAAAAGGTCCAGACGAGCGAGAAACCCGCCACCTTCATTCCAGAAGGAGGTAGCGAGAGCATCCTGGTGGTGGAAGACGACGCCGCCGTGGGACGGTTGGTCGAATCGGTTCTGAAGAGGTATGGCTACCAGGTGATCCTTGCGAGCAGTGGCGACGAAGCGCTGCAACTCTTCGAGTCCAGGAGCCAGGAGATCAGCCTGGCACTGCTTGACGTGATCATGCCCAAGATGAACGGCAAGCAGCTCTGCGAGGCATTGCGCCGCCAGTCACCACAGTTGAAAGTCCTTTTCCTGAGCGGATATACGGCTGACGTAATACAGGACAAGGGAATTTTCATGGAGGAGGGCGTCGACATCATCAAGAAACCAGCGCGGCCGATCGAACTGGCCAACAAGGTGCGTGAGATGCTCGATTCCTGA
- a CDS encoding CvfB family protein, with amino-acid sequence MLAIGKYNRLEVKKLSAIGAYLASELGEILLPTKYVPEGLHHGEHLKVFVYLDSEDRLIATTLEPKAQVGDFALMEVKDVSPVGAFLDWGLEKDLLVPFSEQPRPMHKGERHLVRVYLDRSERIAASAKIGKFLEKSPAGLKEGQEVTLTFYEFGNLGAKVIIDGRYDGLLFKTELFGSYGTGDTTKGYVKKIRDDGKIDVTLRKGGKQDLTGGRETLLRVLGERGGFLPVGDKSPPELIAEMFRMSKKNFKAVIGNLYREGVIEITKEGIRLR; translated from the coding sequence ATGTTAGCAATCGGCAAGTACAATCGTCTGGAAGTGAAGAAGCTCAGCGCCATTGGGGCCTACCTCGCATCGGAACTGGGGGAGATCCTTTTGCCCACCAAGTACGTTCCGGAGGGACTGCATCACGGCGAGCACTTGAAGGTGTTCGTCTACCTTGACTCCGAGGACCGGCTCATCGCCACCACGCTGGAACCCAAGGCACAGGTTGGCGATTTTGCGCTCATGGAGGTGAAGGACGTAAGTCCGGTGGGGGCCTTTTTGGACTGGGGACTGGAAAAGGACCTGCTGGTGCCGTTCAGCGAGCAACCGCGCCCCATGCACAAAGGGGAACGGCACCTGGTTCGGGTGTACCTGGACCGCTCGGAGCGGATCGCGGCGTCGGCCAAGATCGGCAAGTTCCTGGAAAAGTCGCCGGCGGGGCTCAAAGAGGGGCAGGAAGTGACACTTACCTTCTACGAGTTCGGTAACCTCGGTGCCAAGGTCATCATTGACGGCCGCTATGACGGGCTGCTGTTCAAGACCGAGCTGTTCGGAAGCTACGGTACCGGCGATACCACCAAGGGGTACGTCAAGAAGATCAGGGACGACGGCAAGATCGATGTGACCCTCAGAAAAGGGGGGAAGCAGGACCTCACCGGCGGCAGAGAGACTCTGTTGCGAGTGCTTGGCGAGCGGGGCGGCTTCCTTCCGGTAGGGGATAAGTCGCCGCCGGAATTGATCGCGGAGATGTTCAGGATGAGCAAGAAGAACTTCAAGGCGGTGATCGGTAACTTGTACCGGGAAGGAGTAATCGAGATCACCAAGGAGGGGATCAGGCTGCGCTAG
- a CDS encoding Bax inhibitor-1/YccA family protein encodes MERYQTQYRTISVTNSGVMRGVYGWMSGGLLLTALVSVITASSPVLLQAILGNRILFYALLFGELGLVVAISGAINRISAATASMLFLLYAALNGLTMSTIFVAYTQSSIASTFLVSAGMFGAMSLYGYLTRSDLSSWGSFLFMGLVGVVIASLVNIFLHSSMLNWVLSLCGIIVFTGLTAYDTQRIKQMGNTGGKGAILGALTLYLDFINMFLLMLRFLGDRR; translated from the coding sequence ATGGAAAGATATCAGACTCAGTACCGCACCATTTCTGTTACTAACAGCGGCGTTATGAGAGGAGTGTACGGCTGGATGAGCGGCGGATTGCTCCTCACCGCACTCGTCTCTGTAATAACCGCGTCCTCACCGGTTCTTTTGCAGGCGATCCTAGGCAACCGCATCCTCTTCTACGCGCTTTTGTTCGGCGAACTGGGACTGGTAGTGGCCATAAGCGGGGCCATCAACAGGATCAGCGCCGCCACGGCAAGCATGCTCTTCCTGCTCTACGCCGCGCTGAACGGCCTGACCATGTCTACCATCTTCGTGGCCTATACCCAGTCCTCCATCGCCTCGACCTTCCTGGTCAGCGCGGGGATGTTCGGCGCCATGAGCCTCTACGGCTACCTGACCAGGAGCGATCTCTCCTCGTGGGGAAGCTTCCTGTTCATGGGCCTGGTGGGGGTGGTGATCGCCTCTCTGGTAAACATCTTCCTGCACAGCTCGATGCTCAACTGGGTGCTCAGTCTGTGCGGCATCATCGTCTTCACCGGTCTGACCGCCTACGATACCCAGCGGATCAAGCAGATGGGCAACACCGGCGGCAAGGGGGCCATCCTCGGGGCCCTGACCCTTTACCTCGACTTCATCAACATGTTCCTACTGATGCTCAGGTTCCTGGGCGACCGCAGATAA
- a CDS encoding NADH:flavin oxidoreductase/NADH oxidase: protein MSILFTPLTLRELVFKNRIFVSPMCMYSSKEGLPTDWHMVHLGSRAVGGAGLVMVEATAVTPQGRISPDDSGIWSAEHAAAFAPITRFIKEQGSVPGIQLAHAGRKASTDLPWKGGRPVDAKHRGWQTIAPSPVPFSKQEPVIPREATLEDLETLLGQFTAAARRSIEAGFEVAEIHMAHGYLLHQFLSPLSNQRSDEFGGSLENRCRFPLRVAKAVREIWPGHLPLFVRVSATDWMEGGWDLEQTLYLVRSLKEIGVDLIDCSTGGMVPEAMPPFGPGFQTPFATAIRHEVGIPTGAVGVITDPVQAEQIVATGLADAVFLARAMLRDPYWPIHAAKALGVDLPWPVQYERAK from the coding sequence ATGAGCATCCTTTTCACCCCGCTTACCCTGCGCGAGTTGGTCTTCAAGAATCGCATCTTCGTTTCACCCATGTGCATGTATTCCAGTAAAGAGGGACTCCCCACCGACTGGCACATGGTGCACCTGGGAAGCCGCGCCGTAGGCGGGGCCGGGCTGGTCATGGTCGAGGCGACCGCAGTCACCCCCCAGGGACGGATTTCTCCCGACGACAGCGGTATCTGGAGCGCCGAGCATGCCGCCGCCTTCGCCCCCATAACACGTTTTATCAAGGAGCAGGGCTCGGTTCCGGGCATCCAACTCGCCCACGCCGGGCGCAAGGCGTCGACGGATCTGCCCTGGAAAGGGGGGCGTCCGGTGGACGCGAAGCACCGCGGCTGGCAGACCATCGCTCCGAGCCCGGTTCCCTTTTCCAAGCAGGAGCCGGTGATCCCCCGTGAGGCAACCCTGGAGGACCTTGAAACGCTGCTCGGCCAGTTCACGGCCGCCGCACGACGCAGCATCGAAGCCGGCTTCGAGGTGGCCGAGATCCACATGGCGCACGGCTACCTGCTGCACCAGTTCCTGTCGCCGCTCTCCAACCAGCGCAGCGATGAATTCGGCGGCTCACTGGAGAACCGCTGCCGCTTCCCGCTGCGCGTTGCCAAGGCGGTGCGCGAGATCTGGCCGGGGCACCTGCCGCTCTTTGTCAGGGTGTCGGCCACCGACTGGATGGAAGGGGGGTGGGACCTGGAGCAGACGCTGTACCTGGTCCGCTCGCTCAAGGAGATCGGTGTCGACCTGATCGACTGCTCCACCGGCGGGATGGTACCCGAGGCCATGCCGCCCTTCGGCCCTGGCTTCCAGACACCCTTCGCAACGGCCATCAGGCACGAAGTCGGCATCCCGACTGGCGCGGTGGGTGTCATCACGGACCCGGTCCAGGCCGAACAGATCGTTGCCACCGGCCTGGCTGACGCCGTATTCCTGGCGCGGGCCATGTTGCGCGACCCGTACTGGCCGATCCACGCCGCCAAGGCGCTGGGCGTGGACCTGCCCTGGCCGGTGCAGTACGAGAGGGCGAAGTAA